A stretch of the Planktothricoides raciborskii GIHE-MW2 genome encodes the following:
- a CDS encoding CHASE domain-containing protein has product MKWIIQIKSTKRYLPIAITIVMGSVFSVLGFLTIGNLEKATKQEEFERLASLHTIAIEQQLNQSLDLILSLQSFYHASDNVNRQEFQRFVEPFIERYPSIQSIEWIPKVTAPQRLAFEQTARAEGYAKFEIWEQVGLGEKFRAGDRLEYYPVYYLQPYARNEASFGFDVASDPIRQTALNQARDTGKMVATPGIKLLQETRDNLGFLIFKAVYDQNILLNSLENRRNALKGYVAAVFSVGRAIENALANFPEKSQIIEVYLLDESTKETPQFLYIDFSINSENYQQEKNIIKQISSNQVNDKFKFSKVLPIAGRTWRLVLVAKSAYIFSENYWLAWGILATGFLFTWLLSLYFWNNIKRTVKIEDLVEERTQEISRRNQELKKEVGDRILAEETLRHSEAIIRELYQFTAAKEGTIEQKLEELLKMGCGWFNMEIGILARIKLAKSKLDYQEYEVIAVHDPNRLIHRGTTFDLNHTYCRETIKASESVYIKSNGNDWFRNPAFAASYQVPVQSYFGAQVIVGGSVYGTLSFSSTQIDSNQVACTEVACTQGDSNQVACTQLSCTEVSCTEVDSAPNNDGASASVNHELLKLMTQWVGTALESKFAAAELEKARDKALEATRAKSEFLATMSHEIRTPMNGVIGMTSLLLDTPLSEQQKDWVETIRISGDSLLTIINDILDFSKIESGKLDLEFHPFDLRNCIEDALKLLSTSAIKKGLELTCHIDPKCPYSILGESTRIRQILVNLIGNGIKFTEKGEILVSVTSKKLERRPDETDKNQARKYEIEFSVKDTGIGIPPDKMERLFQPFSQVDASTTRKYGGTGLGLVICKRLSEMMGGTMWVQTQMGQGSTFYFKIVAEESEAIAPAYLQDEHPQLDGKRVLIVDDNPTNRKVLSLQIESWKMEAFTVISGIQAIGWLTQEQHFDLAILDMQMPEMDGLTLAKKIRQLPNYQNLPLIILTSLAMSEIEDFNAEELNLAAFLYKPIKQSHLYHVLLKIFGAQPQVAVDRLMAPPLIDTTLGQKNPLRILLAEDNVVNQKVAVNLLARLGYRADVVANGLEVLEALHRQHYDVILMDMQMPEMDGLEATAKIYQDWNHSQVPYIIALTANAMIEDRQKCFDVGMHDYVSKPIRLEELSQALRKCSPQKSEETSEETTETIALSKALTKTIGKNQAMNDNYEVKRNSAQSSLEQPLALDRAVLHALGDPSDPESAEFMIDLIDSYLEDAPSLLTEISAAVTDNDLDSLEHNAHTLKSICFSLGAMPLGDICKKLESQARSGKDKSQPLTPEVPDMVSKLWTEYERVKIALASERQNYL; this is encoded by the coding sequence ATGAAGTGGATTATTCAGATTAAATCTACCAAAAGATATCTGCCGATCGCCATCACCATTGTCATGGGTTCGGTGTTCTCTGTGTTGGGTTTTTTGACGATCGGAAATTTAGAAAAAGCCACAAAGCAAGAGGAATTTGAACGATTAGCGAGTTTGCACACGATCGCGATCGAGCAGCAACTTAATCAAAGTCTAGATTTAATATTATCTCTTCAAAGTTTTTATCATGCATCGGATAATGTAAACAGACAGGAATTTCAGCGATTTGTGGAGCCGTTTATTGAGCGTTATCCCAGTATTCAATCCATCGAATGGATCCCGAAAGTTACCGCCCCACAAAGGCTGGCCTTTGAGCAAACAGCCAGGGCGGAGGGTTATGCTAAATTTGAAATCTGGGAACAAGTGGGACTGGGAGAAAAATTCCGGGCGGGCGATCGCCTGGAATATTACCCAGTGTATTATCTGCAACCTTACGCCAGAAATGAGGCTTCTTTCGGGTTTGATGTGGCTTCTGATCCGATTCGACAGACTGCTTTAAATCAAGCCAGAGATACGGGAAAAATGGTAGCAACTCCAGGGATTAAACTGCTTCAAGAAACTAGGGATAACCTGGGTTTTTTGATTTTTAAAGCTGTTTACGATCAAAATATTTTGCTCAATTCTTTAGAAAATCGCCGCAATGCATTAAAAGGATATGTCGCGGCAGTGTTTAGCGTTGGCAGGGCGATCGAAAATGCTTTAGCCAATTTTCCGGAAAAGTCTCAAATAATTGAGGTATATCTTTTAGATGAATCAACCAAAGAAACCCCACAATTTTTATATATTGATTTCAGCATAAATTCCGAAAATTATCAACAGGAAAAAAACATAATCAAACAGATTTCATCTAACCAAGTTAACGATAAATTTAAATTTAGCAAAGTGCTTCCCATCGCCGGAAGAACATGGCGACTGGTTTTAGTGGCGAAATCTGCGTATATTTTCAGTGAAAATTATTGGCTGGCATGGGGCATTTTGGCAACGGGTTTTCTATTTACTTGGTTGTTATCTTTGTATTTTTGGAATAATATTAAACGAACGGTAAAAATTGAAGATTTGGTTGAAGAAAGAACCCAAGAAATATCGCGCCGGAATCAAGAACTAAAAAAAGAAGTTGGCGATCGCATTTTAGCAGAAGAAACCTTACGGCACAGTGAAGCCATCATTCGCGAACTGTATCAATTCACCGCTGCAAAAGAAGGAACTATAGAGCAAAAATTAGAGGAATTATTGAAGATGGGCTGCGGTTGGTTTAATATGGAAATTGGCATTTTGGCTCGGATAAAACTGGCGAAAAGTAAACTAGATTACCAAGAGTATGAAGTAATCGCCGTACACGATCCCAATCGGCTAATTCACAGGGGAACTACTTTTGATTTAAATCATACTTATTGCAGAGAAACGATTAAAGCTTCCGAATCAGTTTATATTAAATCCAATGGCAATGATTGGTTTAGAAATCCTGCTTTTGCCGCTTCTTACCAAGTCCCCGTACAATCTTATTTCGGGGCGCAAGTAATCGTCGGGGGAAGTGTTTATGGCACTTTGAGTTTTTCCAGTACCCAAATAGATTCTAACCAAGTAGCTTGTACCGAAGTAGCTTGTACCCAAGGAGATTCTAACCAAGTAGCTTGTACCCAACTATCTTGTACCGAAGTATCTTGTACCGAAGTAGATTCTGCCCCAAATAATGACGGTGCTTCTGCATCGGTGAATCACGAACTGTTAAAATTAATGACCCAATGGGTTGGTACGGCACTAGAAAGCAAATTTGCCGCCGCAGAATTAGAAAAAGCCCGGGACAAAGCGTTGGAAGCAACTCGCGCTAAAAGTGAATTTTTGGCCACCATGAGCCATGAAATTAGAACTCCCATGAATGGGGTAATTGGCATGACCAGTTTATTGCTGGATACCCCTTTGAGTGAGCAACAAAAAGACTGGGTAGAAACCATTAGAATTAGCGGCGATTCTTTGTTAACAATTATTAATGATATTCTAGATTTTAGTAAAATAGAATCGGGTAAACTAGATTTAGAGTTTCATCCTTTTGATTTAAGAAATTGTATAGAAGATGCGCTCAAATTATTGAGTACATCAGCGATCAAAAAAGGACTAGAATTGACTTGTCATATAGATCCTAAATGTCCTTATTCAATTCTAGGAGAATCCACGCGGATTCGGCAAATTTTAGTCAACTTGATTGGCAATGGGATTAAGTTTACCGAGAAAGGGGAAATTTTAGTCAGTGTCACCAGCAAAAAATTAGAACGCCGACCAGATGAAACTGATAAAAACCAAGCCAGAAAATATGAAATCGAATTTTCGGTGAAAGATACCGGCATTGGCATTCCTCCAGATAAAATGGAACGGTTGTTTCAACCGTTTAGTCAAGTGGATGCTTCTACCACGCGCAAATATGGCGGTACTGGCTTAGGTTTAGTGATTTGTAAGCGCTTAAGTGAAATGATGGGGGGGACGATGTGGGTGCAAACCCAAATGGGGCAAGGATCGACTTTTTATTTTAAAATTGTGGCTGAGGAAAGTGAGGCGATCGCCCCAGCTTATCTGCAAGATGAACATCCCCAATTAGATGGGAAACGAGTGCTAATTGTGGATGATAATCCCACCAATCGTAAAGTTTTATCTTTGCAGATAGAATCTTGGAAAATGGAAGCATTCACGGTGATTTCCGGCATCCAGGCGATCGGCTGGTTAACCCAAGAACAACATTTTGATTTAGCCATTTTGGATATGCAAATGCCCGAAATGGATGGGTTAACTCTGGCCAAAAAAATTCGCCAATTACCCAATTACCAAAACTTACCGCTGATTATCTTAACCTCCCTAGCGATGTCAGAAATTGAGGATTTTAACGCGGAGGAGTTGAATTTAGCGGCTTTTTTGTACAAGCCAATTAAACAATCGCATCTTTATCATGTGCTGCTGAAAATTTTTGGCGCCCAACCACAAGTGGCGGTCGATCGCTTAATGGCACCACCGCTGATTGATACCACCCTGGGGCAAAAAAATCCGTTAAGAATTTTGTTAGCAGAAGATAACGTTGTTAACCAAAAAGTTGCCGTCAATCTTTTAGCCCGTCTGGGCTATCGGGCTGATGTGGTCGCCAATGGATTGGAAGTCTTGGAAGCCTTGCACCGTCAGCATTATGATGTGATTTTGATGGATATGCAAATGCCGGAAATGGATGGATTAGAAGCCACAGCGAAAATTTATCAAGATTGGAATCATTCACAAGTTCCATATATTATTGCATTGACCGCTAATGCGATGATAGAAGACCGTCAGAAGTGTTTTGATGTTGGGATGCACGACTATGTGAGCAAGCCAATTCGTCTAGAAGAACTCAGTCAAGCACTGCGAAAATGCTCACCGCAAAAGTCAGAAGAAACATCAGAAGAAACAACGGAGACGATCGCTTTATCAAAAGCATTGACTAAAACCATAGGAAAAAACCAAGCAATGAATGATAATTATGAAGTTAAGCGCAACTCTGCCCAAAGTTCTTTAGAGCAGCCCTTAGCTCTCGATCGCGCGGTTCTGCACGCTTTAGGCGATCCTAGCGATCCAGAGTCAGCCGAATTTATGATCGATTTGATTGATAGTTACTTAGAAGATGCGCCCTCGCTGCTGACGGAAATCTCTGCTGCCGTCACCGACAACGATCTAGACAGTCTAGAACATAATGCCCATACCCTAAAATCTATCTGTTTTAGTCTGGGAGCAATGCCTCTCGGTGACATTTGCAAGAAATTGGAATCCCAGGCTCGATCGGGAAAAGACAAAAGCCAACCTTTAACCCCTGAAGTCCCTGATATGGTCAGTAAGCTTTGGACTGAGTATGAACGGGTAAAGATAGCCTTAGCATCGGAACGACAGAACTATCTATGA
- the folD gene encoding bifunctional methylenetetrahydrofolate dehydrogenase/methenyltetrahydrofolate cyclohydrolase FolD, which yields MDSNTAKILDGKALAQKIQGDLRSRIDSRPPNTRPPGLAVLMVGDNPASAAYVKNKETACAKVGIASFGRHFPEDVSLATLQGAIAELNQDDRVDGILLQLPVPGHLDSVTLLNQIDPDKDVDGLHPTNMGRLMRGEPGLRSCTPAGVMRILQEYNVDPKGKQAVVIGRSILVGKPIALMLLEANATVTIAHSRTADLGATARTADILVVAIGRAEMITGDMIKPGAVVIDVGINRVTNEAGKSRLTGDVHFESAQEVAQLITPVPGGVGPMTVAMLLENTVWSYSQRMGFKI from the coding sequence ATGGACTCGAACACTGCCAAAATTTTAGACGGAAAAGCTCTCGCCCAAAAAATTCAGGGTGATTTGCGATCGCGCATTGACAGCCGCCCCCCAAATACCCGCCCCCCTGGTCTAGCGGTATTGATGGTGGGGGATAACCCCGCAAGTGCGGCTTATGTGAAAAATAAAGAAACAGCTTGTGCCAAGGTGGGAATAGCTTCGTTTGGGCGTCATTTTCCCGAAGATGTTTCTTTGGCTACACTCCAAGGAGCGATCGCGGAATTAAATCAAGACGATCGGGTAGACGGAATTTTGCTACAACTGCCGGTGCCCGGTCATCTCGACTCTGTAACCTTACTCAACCAAATCGATCCCGATAAAGATGTGGATGGATTACATCCCACCAATATGGGCCGCTTGATGCGCGGAGAACCGGGTTTACGCAGTTGCACTCCCGCTGGGGTGATGCGGATACTGCAAGAATATAATGTTGACCCCAAAGGCAAACAAGCGGTGGTGATTGGTCGCAGTATCCTGGTAGGCAAACCGATCGCCCTGATGCTTTTAGAAGCCAATGCCACTGTCACCATTGCCCATTCCAGAACCGCAGATTTAGGGGCTACGGCTCGCACGGCAGATATATTAGTGGTGGCGATCGGACGAGCGGAAATGATTACCGGAGACATGATCAAACCCGGTGCAGTGGTCATTGACGTAGGCATTAACCGCGTCACCAATGAAGCCGGAAAATCCCGTCTGACTGGGGATGTTCACTTTGAATCCGCCCAAGAAGTAGCCCAACTCATCACCCCCGTTCCCGGTGGTGTTGGCCCAATGACCGTAGCCATGCTGTTAGAAAATACCGTTTGGAGCTACAGTCAGCGAATGGGATTTAAGATTTAA